The Arachis ipaensis cultivar K30076 chromosome B07, Araip1.1, whole genome shotgun sequence genomic interval AAGGTCCAAGTGAGTGAGATGTTGAAGGTTTGAAAGTGAAGAGGGAATTGAACCATTAAGGCCACATTCAAACAAAGTCAAAGAAGTGAGATATGTGAGATTAGAGAAAGATGAAGGGATCATTGATCCTTGGAACTCACAAAATGAAAGATCCAAAATACTAACAGAAGCATTGCAATTCAATCTAGAAACATGGACTTGAAGGTATGTGTTTCCATATAGATGTAGCTCTTTAAGATTGGGCAAACAAAGAATATCACTTGTCAAATATCCCGTTATATTTGTGTTACTAAGACCAAGAGTAACCGAAGAGAAAGACCAATTGGTGATTAAAGACAAAGAACTTAGACGAATTGATGACATATCTGTATAATCTAGAAAGATCTCTGCATTTCGCAGCAGCCTCTTCCAAGTGGTTTCTGTCCACTTTAGATTTAAGTTACCTGAGAGATCTAATGAGACTAATTTGGAAAGATATGAGATTTTAGAAGGAATATCACCTTCAAAAGAACACCAAGACAAGTTCAAGTGTGTAAGATTCACAAACCCGCCAAACTGAGATGGTAATAGAGGACCATAGAAACTATTGTGAGCAAGGTTGATCTTTTGGAGATGAGTAAGATGGAAAAGACTACTTGTAGAATTGTTTTTACCTTCAAGCCCATGCCAGCTGAGGTCGAGACCAATCACGTGACCAGACGTGGATTCACACGTGACAGCAGGCCACGAACAGCAATCTGTTCCATTTTCCCATCCATCAACTTTTAGCGAGTTCTTGAGTTGAAGCAAGGCAGAGTTTTGGTCAGGATGGCATAAAGGCAGAGACAAAGACGAAGACGAAGAGAAAGAAGTGAAGAACATATGTAGACACAAAATGATTTGAAATTGCAGCAACAAAAGAGACCCCATGGCCTGATATTGATTTGGTTCAACAGAAACTGGTTTACTTGGGACTGAAAACAGAGGCAAGaatgatagaatggaaaataaCAAGCAACTAATGAGGATTTATAGCCAACTAAGATGCAATGCAATCCAATTAACTAATCTTAAGTACATCATTTCTACTCTAAACTAAAACACACATGAACATTTTTTAATATTGGTTATGTTAACAATTTATATATGATCATAGTTTTACCGCTGCAACAGCTAGCTCTGCAATATGAACACCAAATAGTTGTTGGATTTGGATACCAAAAAGTAAAACgacaaagaaataataataacataAGACTATATTATATAGCAACCTAGGCGGGGGATCCACAGTTCCACACGGAAACAAAGACCTTTTTTTTTAAAGGAAGCTAAACTTTGACTCAATGTCTCAATGAGCATTTTGTTATTCATATTAAAATATTGATATTCAAGCACGTTTTGTTCTCTCTATTCAATATAGTTCTAGTGATAGTTTTAGATACTTTGCTATATTTTAGTTGCACCATTTTGGGATGTTAAGATTAACTCATTTTTTTTAATACTAATATGAAAAGTGATATACTCCACCGTTTATccgaaattatttaatatataaaatttttgtcaaaaaaaaagTTCTTGATTAGcggattaaaaaaaaagaaaacttttCATAAATAAATTCGATGGGTAAGTTTGCACATGAAACTAATTCATGAAAATTTTCACCTGAGTTTTCTTTTGGTGGTACATTGACATTAAATGTGCAAACAAATGATAAAGGAGTTAAGTAGAAGATCAATCCCTCATTATGATGATGATCATCACACCCATGATTTCAAAACTTGCAAAAAGGGCTAATCTCAATTGAGTTACAAGGCTTATTGGTGTAAACACCCCCCATTCTCTTTTGAACAAAATTATGAATGTGTTCACATTATTGATTCTCATTTTCAATATGTACCTTCCCATCTTACATGGTGTTGCAAAAATGGCACCAAAACATGCCAAATAGATCTAAAGAAGaacaaaaaatgaaaagagtGAACCTTAATCTCTGTCAGAATTTTCCTGATCATCTATATAGTCGCTAGAAATCTCGTGCTGCGGTCTCTTCGCAAATGCATCTCCATCGTAGTCTGCATCGTCCGAGTCCTCACCATTATTCCATTTTCTCTTCACAATTTTAGGGACAAAGTGAGTTACTTCTTTGGCCTCCAACATCTCATCCTCACCATTTATCCTTTCGAACCGAACAGCGCTCACTTTTCTGGCATTTCCAGCTAGTATCTGCAGCAAAATACAAAAATAGTTGCAAAATAAACCTACCGGGTGAAAAAAAATTACTATAGTTTTGCAGTATCATTTAACTTGCTTATTTCCACACACTCTAAATTCAATAAACACAAGCTAAGATTTTGAGTGAGAATCTTCAGGCAGCAACAAATTGATTACCTCGAGTTTAAAAATCTGGTTCTCTTTTGAGTCCTGGTTGTCAGACTTGGTCTCCTCgttatcatcatcttcatcttctcgTTCAAGAGACACTGTCCTTGCCAAGAGGCTGTTTTGCCGCCAAGTGCAACATTGTGTTCTCCTTATAATCTGTTGCCAGCACCATGTTCTCCCAAACTTTTGGTTTCGAAGTCGATATTATCTTCCTCAATTTCTCAATGACAAGGGGTTGCTTATTTATCACTGCTACCAGTAACACGTTTCGCTTCCTTAAGTTGGGGTTGTAGATGGCACTTGGTATCCTGGATTGAATCTCTTCCACCAATTCAACTATGCCGTACTTTGCTGCCACCAAGAACGGTGTCATTTTCTCCTCGTCGTTGTCATCATGATGTTCATGGGCCACCATTTCCCTATTAATGGTGGCATGAGAATGTCAAGATAAACAGGCTGCAAAACAAGGAAAGAAGCATTTCGTATGGAAATTCATTAGACACAAAAGAATGCAagaaaaataattcaagagaaaaagagaaaaagaaacttCTATGTAGGGAAGGTTGCTTACCCTTCCATGGGAAGCTATTAAAAATAACATACCTGATTCAGCTCCCCACCAACAGCTTCAGCTAGAGTTCCAATGGCATCATATACAACTTATAACACGTGAAGCAATCACTGGAACTTGAGAGAAAGGATAGGAGTCATCTAAAGAAGAAATACAAACAAATCATGAAATGCAAAATGCAAGTAATGCCACATGGATCAGATAAAGCTACCACATGTAAAAAAACTATGGTAATTATATGGATTCAATCAGCAAAATATAGGAAAATCAACAAACCCTGATGAAGCAATAtgcaaaatataaaatcaaaaagCAAACTCTAACGAAGGAAGAAAtagaaattacaaaaattaaaaaccataaaaatcagaATAAGCAACCccccccccccaaaaaaaaaaaaaagaaacatattaGAACAGCAAAAAATCCACCAAAAGAAAGAGTACAATTCCAACAGCAACTGCCAAGAAGCTTGTGTACCTAAGATAAAACATATTGTCTAACAAAATTCGAACCATAATGCAAAGATTTCTTAGATCAATGTTAACAAAACAAAGCAAAGGCATTTTACACGTTTCTAGTTAATCCCACCAATAATTATATCAATGACAATTTTAACTCAAACAACAAGCTAACAAACAGTAAAAAATTATAACTCAAATCATGTAATGTATGCAGCACCAATAAGATAAACACTAACCAGTTGCCTCAATTCTTCAGCATGAGCTATAAGTTAAATCAATCATGATTCAATGTGCTCTTTAGAGTTCAACCACAGACGAAAATATATTGTTGCCTACAGAGACATCGAATCGAAATTGAAATTGACATTCAAGTGACAATGAAATGAAAGTTGAAGAGTGAGAGGTTAGGAGTACGGACAGGAAGTAATCGTAGAAGCCGAAAGTGAGGACAAAAGCACGGCAAGTCCTAGCAGCGGCGGCGGCTTCAATCGACCCCAGGAGCGACGACAGTGCACGGCGGAACAGCCTCCTTCTCTCTTGCGTCGCGTCTTCGTCCTCTCTCTCCATCTCGTTTGCGAATCGTCTCTCTCTCCTCCGGGCTCCCTGCTCCACGACGGCGATGGCGGCGGCTGCAGCGGAGTTGCGGCGGTGACCCCTTCTCACTCTCTGTTCTCTCGCTAGCGCCCTCTCATCAacgtctccctcctctcctccctcTGGTTCACACTTTCTCTCGGATCTGGgggggtgtgtgtgtgtgtgaaagggAGCGTGGTGGCAGCGGTGAGTGATGgtgagtgagtgtgagtgtggGTGTGTTAAGGTTAGGGTTTTGAACAATTCGAAGATGAATTGCGAAGGCAAGGGGCAAAACCTTTCTCTGATATGATATTTTGATGGCCAAAGGGgggaaaggggaaaaagtaaactgagaaaaattaatttgttctttttaaaaaaaaaacagctcAGACTCCCTCTAAAACCTCAAAGGCAAAAATCCAAAACCCTGATTACCCGCCCCGCACCCattctccttcttcctctctctccgaAATGGCTTCCGCAGCCTCTCCAAGAATACCCACCGAGACGGTGAAGAACGCCGTGGAGGCTCTCCTGAAGTGGCGAGATTCCAATTCCGAGTCTCACAAATCCAAACTCTTCGACGCCGACGAAGAATTCGTTTACTTAGTCGTCACTCTGAAAACCATCCCTCACAAATCCCGCGTTAACCCTTACAAGGTCCCTTTACCCCACTCTCTCCTCTCTCCCTTCAACGAAACTTGCCTCATCATCGACGACAGGTCCAAATCCAAACTCACTAAACAAGAAGCTCAAAAGAAGATCAAGGCCGATAACGTCGCCGTTTCCAAGGTCCTCAAGTTGTCGAAGCTGGCCTCCGATTACCGCCCTTTTGAGGCGAAGCGGAAGCTCTGTGATTCATATGATCTTTTTTTCGCTGATAAGAGAGTGGTGCCTTTGATGCCCAGGCTGTTGGGGAAGAAATTCtttaagaagaagaaggtgcCGGTGCAGGTGGACTTGACTAAGAAGAATTGGAAGGAGCAGGTGGATAAGGCGTGTTCGTCGGCGCTTCTGTTTCTTGGAACGGGGACTTGTTGTGTTGTGAAGGTTGCCAAGGTTTCCATGGAGAGCGAGCAGATTGTTGAGAATATGATGGCTGCCATTGAGGGGGTTGTTGAGGTTGTGCCGAAGAAGTGGGCGAATGTGAGGTCCTTGCATGTTAAGCTTTACGAGTCGCTGGCGCTGCCTGTTTTCCAGGCTGTTCCGGAGGTGAAGTTGAGGATTGAGGGAAGTAAGGTTGAGGAGGCGGAGAAAGAGAAGCAGACgatggaggaggaggaagagggcGAAGACCATAGTGGCGCGAAGGCGGTGAAGAAGAAAAAGGGGAGGATTCATGAAGTTAGATACATGGATAGTGAAGTTGGTGAGGATAATGTTGAAGATTTGGCAGGTAGTGAGGATGATGGTGGTGGTGTTGTTATGGAGGAAGATTTAAAGGACGCTGGAAAAGGTAGTGGAGAATTGGCGaataagaagaggaagaaaggggCATTGAGTGAGTTGAGCAGTGTCAAAGAATTGAAAAAATCTGTTAAGAGAAGTGGTAAACAGGTTGAGGATGGAGATTCAGGAAAGAAGGGGAAGAATATCAAGAAGAAACTATCTCTATTGAAGTCAGAAGAAgctgatttgaaaaagaaagtgaggGCCAAGAAAAGTAAGAAGGCTGCTTAAGGTTATTGTTAGGATTTACTGTTAGATTTCACTGCTTGATTTAACTCTTGGTGGCTGCCATGTGTTGTTTTCATTTGTTGAGTCCTCTGGCAGATTTTGTATCAAGCATAATTTGTTTTGTTATTCTTTTTGCGTTCTGTTTTGATCATTTTATAACTTGCTATTGCTACTATCCAATATTCCTATAATTGAGCTTTAGATTGATTTGCAAAAACTGCTTCTTACTTTGCTTTTTTCTTCAACTTCTCATCACTATAATACATCTGTTTTTATAACAATAATCTTCTCTGTTTTGAGTCTTGATGGCCAAGTTTAAATTAAAACAGAGAAATAGATTTCTTAAGATATTGACAAATGTGTGCTTGGTTAGAAGTTGGAACACTTAACCAGTAGAATGAAGCAAAATCAATGAGTGTTGTTAGATAtgcatgaaaaaaaagaaaaatatcataatttACTTGCAGCATCATATATATGTAACAATATACTTACAAATATAAAAAGACATAAACAGAAACAACCAAATTAAAGCCTCAAACGAAATATAAAAAGACACAGCAGCATAACATACAAACTTAATTATTGCACATTTATGTTACAACAAAAACCTGAAACAGATTTCTCATGCAGAAGTTGTGGCCACTAAGTTGTTCTTGCACGCCGGTTTCCACGGCTCCTCCTTTTAATTCTTTTGCCTCCAAAGATGATCACAAGCCATTGAGGTTTTCCAATTGAGAAAACACAGCATCCCAAGCCAATTCCAAATACCATTCCACATGCATATCCTATTGCCACTGGTTTCCAACCAAATCCAAACTTGTCTTCAGCCTCAGAAGATGGATATTGCTGTTGAGGGACATTTTTGTTGCATTGAATTGACAATGGAAATCCACACAGCCCCATGTTTTCCTCATAGGAATCGTTTGACCATCACCATCTTCCTCTGACCAAAACCCCAAAGTTACACACTTTCCCTCACTACCCAACGATCCTTCCTCCTCTTCAGGTCCAATTCGCACCACCGAGAACGTTCCTTCTGGTGCGAAGAGCCACGCCGAAGCGCTATGTGCATTGTGCAAGAGCATGAATGGGAAAGCATTGAGGGATTACATTGGGGAGAATATGAGGGACAAGGCTGTGATCAAGGCTGAGCTTAGGACTGCGTTGAAGCTTGCACCTGATCCTGCTGATATGGTTCTGGCTTCCATGGATGGGATTTTTGGTGGTGAAGTTGCGGCTAGGTATACTTTGGAAATGAAGAAAATGAAGAGGAGTTGCAATGTGTTGTTCCAGCAGCTGAGGGCTGTGGGTCCCAATCTGAGTGACAAAGtgaagaagaaggcgaagaagattGCTgatgattggaaaggaagcttggtGAGTGAGAATGGTGCTGGTGGTGATGCAGTGGGCGCAATGGCTTTCTTGCATTTTGCGGCTGCTTATAGTTTGCTTCCTGAGCTGACACTGAATGAGCTTGCCACTTTCTCGGCTATGGCTGCTGCTAATGATGAGCTCCCTGAGCTGTACCAGATCATTGGTTTGACCGAGAAGGTTCCCGGTGAGGTTTTATTCGAGCTTCCGATGGCTTTTTATTGTGTTTTGTTTCCATTTTTCGCTTTAAACTAGTGGTATACTATGTTGCATATATGGTACCATAGGTATATTCTGAAATTTATGAAAAAGTTATTGACAATATAAGAAGTATAAAATGTTAGTATTTGATGCATATGCACATACGATATGCATAGTTGAACAAAAATCAAGTTTTTGGGCATCATAGGTTGTGGAACACGTTAGATTTTCAGTAGTTGCAGTAATACTAACTGTGTATGTCATTGTTTCCTTTAGCTTTTGGAAAATGGATGTGAGCTTGTAATTTGAGATGGTAACAGGACTGATATTGGATTTCCAATGTCACCATTTTGGTGGTTTTTAATGTGGAAGACACTGTGTATGTGTGTTTTGCAGCTCTTGTTCAGAAGCTTATAGATAAGGGCAAACATATTCTGGCTGTGAAGTATGTTTTTGAGTTTAACCTTACTGATAAGATACAACCGGTTCCCATATTGGAAGCTTATCTCAGTGAGTCTCAAAAACTTGCTCGAAGACTTTCTGAGGAAGGGAAGTCAATGGTATGTGTGCCTCATCCTTGATTGATTGTGTTGCATGGTGCATGGTGTCGGTTCTTATTACACTTATTATGGTGTTTTTACAGGGTGAGATCACAGCTAGAGAAATCCACGCGCTGAAATCAGTAATCAAGGTTATCGAGAATCATAACCTTGATGCTGAATATCCCCGTGCAGGCCTTGAACAGCGTATAGAGCAATTGAAGAAGCAGAAGCCAAATGTAAAGCATTCCACACCAGCTTTTGCTAGAAAGCCTCCCCAGCACAAGCAGCAACATAGTGGAAACAAGCGTCCTCAAATGTCTGCTCCAGCTGGGCCAGCAGCAGTCCTGAATAATGTCAACAGTGCTGGTTCAACCATCCATCAGTACCAACAACCTCACTTCCATTCAACAGGTTTGTTGCCAGAAAATTCAAATCCATACATGAGAGCCACGCCTTATGGCATGGTGGCCCCAGCCCCAAGCATCTCACCTTACCAAGGTGCTTCAACTGGGCCTTATGGTCTTGCTGGTGTCCCAATGGGTCCCAGTGTGAACCCTGGTCAAAGTGGTTCTCATCTGAATTCTTCCGAGCCACATGTACCATCTGGTTATTATGATGGTACTGCCTCTGCCTATGGTGGTTATGGTCTGCAACATTATTACCAACCATCTTATCCCCAGTAGACCAAGAGCTTTCTTTTTGGTATTATAGTTTCTCGGTGACTTGTTTTGCTGGAATTTGGTTATGATAGCGTTGCTTGCTTTGTTGACCTCCGTGGTCATCGGACAAGAACTAGATACAGTAATTAAGACTTGCAAGGGAATGTTTAGTTTCACAATTTTTATTCCTTATAACATTTTACGTCTACAGTTTTCCTTTTAGGttaaattttgaattatggtCTTTAGACTTCTCGGTGGTTGCATTTTTCCACTCCctagcttgctttttcttttttcggcTAAGAAATGGTTTGGAAAATAAAAGCCTCTCAAATAGAAAGTTTCCTTAGTTGTAGCTTTCCTTGCGAATCCCTGAATTAGGGTTTTACTTAGTATGCTTGGGATTATAATGATTTTAAGGAAAATATTCACTTTGTTTTAACAATCTTCCTTATTAAGCTTTTAGATCATGCATTACTTCaagcaaaattaaattaatttaaatcacAAGCCAAATACAACTTCATTCTTATTCTATATTTTGAAATTTGACCTAACTAAGggcttttgatattgaggagTGCTTATGGTTTTCACTTCACTACGAAAACCACATGTATGTATAGATTATGTCTTGCAGTAATCTGTTGACAACTTTGACATATAATACATGATTTATGTACTCATTGGTCTTGTGCCACTGGCAGAACCAATTCAAATTGAGTAACTTCTAGCTTTTGTAGATGTAGGATTAGGATGTAAATGAATTGATGTTCAATGTTATCAAGCTAGTAGCATTTGGTTGAACTATGTTGTCTATGCTTTGGTCTATAATAGACTAATAGTTGAGGCCTTGTTTTTTCTAGATAGCAGCCCAAATTGTAATATGTTTGGGTTACCATCAATCACATATTTTTGGATTTAAACCTTGGGCTGCCCTCCTTGATGCTGTCTTGAGTCAGTCTATAGAGTTGAGGATAGTCATAATAGACAATAAAAAATTGGGTAAATTACACTAACCCGTGAGGTGTAGTATAATTATACTCACTCCCCCTCTAGTTGCTCAATATGAAATAAGATAACATTTTGTTTCTAAATTGTTCAATAGCCTTTTAGATATCACAAAGGTGTCATTACCAAGCATGTGTTTTGAGCATAATGAATCTAATTGAACAAGAGTTGGCTCACTTGGCTATGGTCCATCCATGGCAAATACATGGCTCGAGTTCAATGACACTTTTGGTATTGGAAGCTTCTTGCAGGATTGCCCTGAATTTGGACCGAGACCATGCCTTCTTATCCTTTTTCAGTAAtaaaaataagtaataaataATTAAGCTTTAACCAAATGAGATTCTTAACTCTAATATTAAGACTAGCTTTAGGGAGTTGTTATTCCATTATGTTTTTCTGCAtacatttttctgtttttcatgatATACTGGCATCAAGTCTTACCTTTGCATAGTTAAAAGTTGAAGAAAGATAAAAATGTATGAGAGAAATTTGAAACTGTTGTACCTATATAGTGATCTATTACCCTATGAAAAGATGTGTCTGTATTATTATTATGATGTTGTGTAGATTATTCCTCCTACCTTTCTTCAGAACATTGGTGAATGctgatcctttttattttgtgaTGTAACACGTAAGAGACCTCGTTTTCTAacgtgttttggattatgttttattCCAATTATATGGTTGAGATGTATTCTCAATGCGTTCCATAAAAATTGCATCGTATGTGAGAAAATTTCATTCAGATGAAACTAATTGAATGCTTAACTTTGGTATAGAAAAGTGTTACGGACTGACGGTCCAGCCCAAAAAGCCGCCGGGTCGGGGCACCGCCCCACCCAAGCCCAAGGAGCCCTAATGGATCCCTTTGGGTCGGTTAGCCATAACCGACCCAGAGACCAACCACCTCACAATCACACCACTAACCGGGTCGGAACCCCCAGGGTTGGTACTCGAGTTACCGACCTCCCAGTACGGACGACCCGCATGCGTGGAAAGTGACAGCTCAAACTCTCCACCAATGGGCCAAGCTACCACTAGGCCCACCCAACACGCTATATAAGGGGAAAGGACAGCTCTCCCCCCAATGTACGTCACATCC includes:
- the LOC107609633 gene encoding FRIGIDA-like protein 1; translation: MNGKALRDYIGENMRDKAVIKAELRTALKLAPDPADMVLASMDGIFGGEVAARYTLEMKKMKRSCNVLFQQLRAVGPNLSDKVKKKAKKIADDWKGSLVSENGAGGDAVGAMAFLHFAAAYSLLPELTLNELATFSAMAAANDELPELYQIIGLTEKVPALVQKLIDKGKHILAVKYVFEFNLTDKIQPVPILEAYLSESQKLARRLSEEGKSMGEITAREIHALKSVIKVIENHNLDAEYPRAGLEQRIEQLKKQKPNVKHSTPAFARKPPQHKQQHSGNKRPQMSAPAGPAAVLNNVNSAGSTIHQYQQPHFHSTGLLPENSNPYMRATPYGMVAPAPSISPYQGASTGPYGLAGVPMGPSVNPGQSGSHLNSSEPHVPSGYYDGTASAYGGYGLQHYYQPSYPQ
- the LOC107609187 gene encoding receptor-like protein 12, coding for MGSLLLLQFQIILCLHMFFTSFSSSSSLSLPLCHPDQNSALLQLKNSLKVDGWENGTDCCSWPAVTCESTSGHVIGLDLSWHGLEGKNNSTSSLFHLTHLQKINLAHNSFYGPLLPSQFGGFVNLTHLNLSWCSFEGDIPSKISYLSKLVSLDLSGNLNLKWTETTWKRLLRNAEIFLDYTDMSSIRLSSLSLITNWSFSSVTLGLSNTNITGYLTSDILCLPNLKELHLYGNTYLQVHVSRLNCNASVSILDLSFCEFQGSMIPSSFSNLTYLTSLTLFECGLNGSIPSSLSNLQHLTHLDLSSNSIFGSILSSFSNLQHLTYLDLSNNNLTGAVPASFSKLELLTHLDLSSNELWFNPFISLEASRSCCLGSFLQ
- the LOC107609186 gene encoding ribosomal L1 domain-containing protein 1, whose translation is MASAASPRIPTETVKNAVEALLKWRDSNSESHKSKLFDADEEFVYLVVTLKTIPHKSRVNPYKVPLPHSLLSPFNETCLIIDDRSKSKLTKQEAQKKIKADNVAVSKVLKLSKLASDYRPFEAKRKLCDSYDLFFADKRVVPLMPRLLGKKFFKKKKVPVQVDLTKKNWKEQVDKACSSALLFLGTGTCCVVKVAKVSMESEQIVENMMAAIEGVVEVVPKKWANVRSLHVKLYESLALPVFQAVPEVKLRIEGSKVEEAEKEKQTMEEEEEGEDHSGAKAVKKKKGRIHEVRYMDSEVGEDNVEDLAGSEDDGGGVVMEEDLKDAGKGSGELANKKRKKGALSELSSVKELKKSVKRSGKQVEDGDSGKKGKNIKKKLSLLKSEEADLKKKVRAKKSKKAA